In Portunus trituberculatus isolate SZX2019 chromosome 33, ASM1759143v1, whole genome shotgun sequence, the following proteins share a genomic window:
- the LOC123512161 gene encoding sushi, von Willebrand factor type A, EGF and pentraxin domain-containing protein 1-like isoform X1: protein MFRPLRGGALVLLLGVLASAQLKKEDAIFHCPEGWEIRGQYCYKFFDIRHSWDKAAQLCKRFGSDLVLVESYEQNNFTNTLAKRSLDDAANSYWLGLVTLNDLSTNTLGSASGKHVSLYSGFWSQGQPQVSGGECVRARLTDQHQSWELSTCENLLPFMCRVQACTSGSVHCSNGRCVNKAFMCDGQNDCGDMSDETDCPDRCHFYMRTSGASIESPQYPKKYGPNMDCKWTLEGPVGHNIVLQFFEFDTEKNFDTVQILSGGRTEDSAVSLTTLSGRQDLADRLFISASNFMILKFRTDATVEKRGFRASWKTEPQDCGGELIATPQEQIMTSYNYPLEYPGGLECLYLIRTQKGRVITLEILDFELENEKDFILVRDGSSPSDSLLARLSGPQEKNPRFIVSTGSVIYFYFYTSLGTSHRGFRIKYYSGCSISLEDTQGTITSPAYGIKDYPTNQECRYLLRRPGGGPLSLKFNSFNVKDKDTVQVFDGKTSSEGIRLHSGAGFSANNPPTITLTAASGAMVLLFNSDPLRSSVGWSANFSADCPSLVAGKGAIASSRDTSFGSVVTFTCPVGQEFASNRSSIMTTCQPGGSWSIDYIPKCQVVYCGPVPQIDNGFSIGATNVTYEGRATYQCYAGFGFLSGQPTESIMCTEKGHWERLPECMASQCPPLPETPHAETDILNGGGRSYGTVVRFECEPGYFRTGLPVIHCMTNGSWSGEVPTCSRIRCHQFPEIANGFVTDLSRDYYFGDEARVQCHRGYRLMGSAIIQCGPEQQFINLPTCQDINECEAAQCDAASTECHNSPGAFSCKCKDGFRPNLDCRPRGDLGVSDGGIPDDAIFVSSTAAGYEKNTVRLNSQLGWCGAVPVPGRNWVMVDLRVPTVIFGFRTQPVNRPEGKIAFAKSIRLQYTDDLTDVFREYTNNDGSPVEFRITSGASLSVVNLPTPVEARYIRLNIADYDEAPCLKFELMGCARQDCTDINECGENNGGCDQRCINSPGSFSCLCNVGYELFTENGTAGFHIDQSESGLRDGDRYQLNKTCVRKMCPTLTSPENGILLDTRKMFHYGDMVSFQCNFGYVMVGTDTLVCTSSGIWNGTLPECRYASCELLPDDAAQGLNLIGGDAETSLVPFMQNVTVSCSAEGRPLRDTLTAGFRQCVYDPLTGRTDYWLSGVIPECPRVDCGEPAETPGATYGFTLDTQFQSSFFFGCEETFSLAGQTSLNDNAVRCQDDSTWDFGDLRCEGPVCSDPGHPPEGVQVATSYEQGSKVSFQCTRQGYIPITDDPITCVREPECRVVAPIGITSGKIPASAINATSQRVNYEAFNIRLNSATGWCGQQEAFTYVAVDLGVVHRVKAMLVKGVITNDVVGRPTEIRFFYKENEADNYIVYYPNFNLTARDPGNYGELAMITLPTVVKARFVILGIVSYDKNPCLKFELMGCQDEPPSQRLLGYDMGYPWCVDNEPPQFADCPINPIVVQKNVDGYQAVNFTVPTAFDNSGSIARTEVRPAGFALPKFVLEDMMVEYLAFDFDGNVAICQINITVLDDTPPALTCPQSYVIELVEQQENYRVNFNSSITLASVNVSDNSGEYQLQVRPEVALIRVGGYENVSVIATDPSGNTAACSFQVAVQATACVEWELKPPANGRLNCAPDLGEGVECIATCDSGFRFTDNMPSKTFTCKQDLSWQPTRVVPDCVSENTQQANYDVVADVTYRANGAVQPTCLPQYKSLLEQYYESLNGVLSGRCSAAFNVAIDLVFQDTRLDLTEENVVSVEYVVRLTPEVNQKELYDLCGSTLSLIFDLSVPSTSAVIEPLLSLSSAGNACPPMRALNSNVTRGFTCNVGEVLNTETTVVPRCLHCPAGTYAPQNEGMCSPCKRGFYQDESRQGSCKQCPPGTYTRHEGSKALLDCVPVCGYGTYSPTGLVPCLNCPHNSYTETPPVDGFKECKACPPETFTYSAATSSQQLCRRKCRPGAYSDTGLEPCALCPVNFYQPFEGRTTCLECETGNRTVNAGSTTPRDCQSVTCTEGTCQNGGVCLARQHQVQCYCPAGFTGRFCEVDVNECASRPCYNGGTCVDLPQGYRCDCPTSYSGQQCQEEETDCVEDACPARAMCKDNPGRNSYECLCRSGYTGPACNITVNPCTESGNPCANDAICVPLEQGRFRCQCQPGWEGRLCETNIDDCADIPCLLDANCTDLVHDFRCDCPAGFTGKRCHVKVDLCQPSPCANGICVDRFFEHECICHPGWSGEECDINDDECASNPCMNGGQCLDEVDGFRCACDTGYTGSICQHTIDDCASDPCQNGGTCVDELDGFTCECRPGFVGLQCEASIDECISNPCNPEGTAKCLDLDNMFRCRCNPGYEGEFCEHNINECSSSPCMNGAICIDGVNDFSCTCKAGWTGKRCENDIGGCDGLPCLNAAQCINLFQDYFCVCPSGTDGKRCQVTPERCVGNPCMNGASCQDYGSGLNCTCSRDYTGVGCQYEFDACEAGLCQNGATCVDRGAGYECVCPPGYTGTHCDQDIMDCTQTSCPPGATCIDLTNDFYCKCPFNLTGEDCRKVINIDYELYINDESKASSASLATPFELGEATSFTLAFWVQFAVQDDLGTIFTLYSVSSPYVPTNRRVLLQATNTGIAIEFFEDIKEFVTYRTNIPVNDGQWHHVALVWDGMAGTITLTTDAVVVAQVEDFGQDRHLPMFGWVTLGSVESEFSGYKNERGFHGRIARLNAWNRPLDFRAEIPKMVRSCMNSPVMFDGLLLRWSGYDKVKGNVERIGPSTCGQYVCPPGYTRDCMVLERDKTPPRIDHCPGDMWVITHNGSAVVDWDEPLFTDNIGVTNHLDKSGYSPGQAFSWGTYDVARVAYDAAGNAGTCYFKVYVLEDFCPKLEDPVGGIQRCTDWGPGGRFKVCKIECNEGLKFSTEVPDFYTCGAEGFWRPTEDPTAQMVYPACAPSTPAQRVFNINMQFPSSVICNAAGQNVLSERIRHALNKLNSRWNFCTDTTASSGKCNGLDVLVDCSRRNRIAREAEPERQKRQAAPETDDVYEVKITFPSVNDPISTTDDQLESTVRQIIESIILEEDQFDVRDALPNVVPDPSSLLLKSEYSCPVGKVVVGSECVDCATGSYYKLETRECVPCELGSYQNEIGQVACKPCPQIAGRGGVTKNTGARSVGECQERCAAGRYFDGEIGVCRSCGYGYFQPEEGKFACTRCARGLTTRTREAVSSSECREECESGLQLGKTGPCEPCQRGTYRTKGIHAACVPCPQDRTTLGPGASTVEECSLPTCTAGTFLSSLNGVHECLKCPKGTYQPEALQTSCIDCPQDTSTRDVGATSLEECSNPCEVHGEKMLCDPNALCLFIAETNDFECQCKPGFNGTGKYCSDKCENFCQNNGVCKKDDDGEPYCVCSGSFTGNKCHVKSDFTYIAGGIAGAVVFLILIVLLVWMICIRATRKREPKKSFLAQPSIDPNGSQVNFYYGAPAPYAESIAPSHHSTYAHYYDDEEDAWEMPNFYNETYMKTGFQNGAGNSLARSNASIYGNKEDLYDRLRKHAYQGKKDKDETGDSDDQAR from the exons GTTCGGCTCAGATCTGGTGCTGGTGGAGAGCTATGAACAGAACAATTTCACCAACACCCTGGCGAAACGCTCTCTGGATGACGCCGCAAACAGCTACTGGTTGGGGCTCGTCACCCTCAACGACCTTTCCACCAACACCCTCGGCAGCGCCAGCGGGAAGCACGTGTCCTTGTACTCAG GCTTCTGGTCACAGGGGCAGCCGCAGGTGTCAGGTggagagtgcgtgcgtgcgcggcTCACTGACCAGCACCAGTCATGGGAACTGAGCACCTGCGAGAACCTGCTTCCATTCATGTGTCGCGTCCAGGCCTGCACCAGCGGCTCCGTCCACTGCTCCAATGGCAGATGCGTCAACAAG gcGTTCATGTGTGACGGCCAGAATGATTGCGGTGACATGTCAGACGAGACGGACTGCCCCGACCGATGCCACTTCTACATGCGCACGTCGGGAGCCTCCATCGAGAGCCCCCAGTACCCCAAGAAGTACGGCCCCAACATGGACTGCAAGTGGACTCTGGAGGGACCCGTCGGCCACAACATTGTCCTCCAGTTCTTCGAGTTTGACACCGAGAAGAACTTTGACACCGTGCAGATCCTTAGTGGGGGACGCACCGAGGACTCTGCCGTGTCCCTCACCACGCTCTCCGGACGACAGGACCTCGCTGACCGTCTCTTCATCTCCGCCTCTAACTTCATGATCCTCAAGTTCAGGACTGATGCCACTGTGGAGAAGAGAGGTTTCAG AGCCTCATGGAAGACAGAACCTCAAGACTGTGGAGGAGAGCTGATTGCAACACCCCAGGAGCAGATCATGACCTCCTACAACTACCCACTCGAGTACCCAGGCGGCCTCGAGTGTCTGTACCTCATCCGGACACAGAAGGGACGCGTCATCACTTTGGAGATTCTCGACTTTGAGCTTGAGAATG AGAAGGACTTCATCTTGGTGCGTGACGGCAGCTCACCCTCTGACTCCCTGCTGGCCAGACTCTCCGGTCCTCAGGAGAAGAACCCTCGCTTCATTGTGTCCACTGGCTCTGtcatctacttctacttctacaccAGCCTAGGCACCTCACACAGGGGCTTCAGGATCAA GTACTACTCTGGGTGCTCCATCTCTTTGGAGGACACTCAGGGCACCATCACCTCCCCAGCATACGGCATCAAGGACTACCCCACCAACCAGGAGTGTCGCTACCTCCTCAGACGTCCCGGAGGTGGGCCCCTCTCCCTCAAG TTTAACAGCTTCAACGTCAAGGACAAGGATACTGTGCAGGTGTTTGATGGCAAGACATCCTCAGAGGGCATCCGTCTTCACTCTGGTGCTGGTTTCTCCGCCAACAACCCgcccaccatcaccctcactGCCGCCTCAGGAGCCATGGTGCTGCTCTTCAACTCTGACCCCCTGCGTTCCTCTGTCGGCTGGTCTGCTAACTTCTCTGCTG ACTGCCCCTCACTGGTGGCTGGCAAGGGTGCTATTGCCTCCTCCAGGGATACCTCCTTCGGCAGTGTGGTGACCTTCACGTGTCCTGTGGGACAGGAGTTCGCCAGCAACCGGTCCTCCATCATGACCACCTGCCAGCCAGGCGGATCCTGGTCCATTGATTACATTCCCAAGTGTCAAG TGGTGTATTGTGGGCCGGTGCCTCAGATCGACAACGGCTTCAGCATCGGCGCCACCAATGTCACCTATGAGGGCCGGGCCACCTACCAGTGCTATGCTGGCTTTGGCTTCCTCAGCGGCCAGCCCACCGAGTCTATCATGTGCACAGAGAAgggacactgggagaggcttcCAGAGTGCATGG CTTCCCAGTGCCCACCACTCCCCGAAACACCTCATGCTGAGACAGATATCCTCAATGGAGGTGGCCGCAGCTATGGCACAGTGGTGAGGTTTGAGTGTGAGCCGGGCTACTTCCGCACCGGCTTGCCCGTCATCCACTGCATGACCAACGGCTCCTGGTCTGGCGAGGTGCCCACCTGCTCCAGGATCAGGTGCCACCAGTTCCCAGAG ATTGCCAATGGGTTCGTGACAGACCTGTCTAGAGATTACTACTTTGGGGATGAGGCGCGAGTCCAGTGTCACCGAGGGTACCGCCTGATGGGTTCCGCTATCATCCAGTGTGGCCCAGAGCAACAGTTCATCAATCTGCCTACATGTCAAG ACATCAACGAGTGTGAGGCTGCCCAGTGTGACGCCGCCTCCACTGAGTGCCACAATAGCCCCGGCGCCTTCTCCTGCAAGTGCAAGGATGGCTTCAGGCCAAACCTGGACTGTCGGCCAAGAGGTGACTTGGGTGTGTCTGATGGCGGGATTCCTGATGATGCCATATTTGTGTCCTCTACGGCTGCTGGCTATGAAAAGAAT aCGGTTCGGCTCAATTCTCAGCTGGGATGGTGTGGCGCTGTGCCGGTGCCAGGCCGTAACTGGGTCATGGTGGATCTCCGTGTGCCTACTGTCATTTTTGGCTTCCGCACACAGCCGGTGAATCGTCCTGAGGGCAAGATTGCCTTTGCCAAGTCCATTCGCCTGCAGTACACAGACGACCTCACTGATGTGTTCCGTGAATACACCAACAATGACGGCTCCCCTGTTGAGTTCCGCATCACCTCCGGTGCCTCCCTCTCAGTGGTCAACTTGCCCACGCCCGTTGAGGCACGTTACATCCGCCTCAACATTGCTGACTATGATGAAGCTCCATGCCTCAAGTTTGAGCTGATGGGATGTGCTCGTCAGGACTGCACCGACATCAACGAGTGTGGTGAGAACAATGGTGGCTGTGACCAGCGCTGCATCAATTCCCCAGGGTCCTTCTCCTGCCTCTGTAATGTGGGCTATGAGCTCTTTACAGAAAATGGCACTGCAGGATTCCACATTGATCAATCTGAATCTGGCCTGAGGGACGGCGACCGCTACCAGCTGAACAAGACCTGTGTGCGCAAGATGTGCCCAACACTGACCTCGCCAGAGAATGGCATCCTGCTGGACACCCGCAAAATGTTCCACTATGGTGACATGGTCAGCTTCCAGTGCAACTTTGGATATGTGATGGTGGGCACAGACACATTGGTCTGTACCAGCAGTGGTATTTGGAATGGCACTCTGCCAGAGTGCCGCTATGCAAGCTGTGAGCTCCTGCCTGATGACGCTGCCCAAGGCCTCAATCTTATAGGGGGTGATGCAGAGACCTCTCTCGTGCCCTTCATGCAGAATGTCACTGTGTCCTGTAGTGCTGAGGGCCGTCCATTGAGAGACACCCTCACTGCTGGTTTCCGTCAGTGTGTGTATGATCCTCTGACCGGCAGAACTGACTACTGGCTGTCTGGCGTCATTCCAGAGTGTCCCCGTGTGGACTGTGGCGAACCTGCTGAGACACCAGGTGCCACGTATGGCTTCACTCTGGACACACAGTTccagtcttctttcttctttgggtGTGAGGAGACCTTCAGTCTGGCAGGTCAGACAAGCCTCAATGACAATGCTGTGCGCTGCCAAGATGACTCCACCTGGGACTTTGGTGACCTGCGCTGTGAGGGACCTGTCTGTTCTGACCCAGGCCATCCTCCGGAGGGTGTGCAGGTTGCCACCAGCTATGAGCAAGGTTCCAAGGTGAGCTTCCAATGCACTCGGCAAGGTTACATCCCCATCACGGACGACCCCATCACCTGTGTGCGGGAGCCTGAGTGCCGCGTGGTGGCACCCATTGGCATCACTTCAGGCAAGATCCCAGCATCTGCCATCAATGCCACCTCACAACGAGTGAACTATGAGGCTTTCAACATTCGTCTCAACTCTGCCACAGGCTGGTGTGGACAGCAGGAAGCTTTCACCTATGTGGCTGTGGACCTGGGTGTGGTGCACCGTGTCAAGGCCATGCTGGTGAAGGGCGTCATCACCAATGATGTTGTGGGACGACCCACAGAGATTCGCTTCTTCTACAAGGAGAACGAGGCAGACAACTATATTGTGTATTACCCGAACTTCAACCTGACAGCACGGGACCCTGGCAACTATGGTGAGCTGGCCATGATCACACTACCAACTGTGGTGAAGGCACGCTTCGTCATCCTGGGCATCGTGAGCTACGACAAAAACCCTTGCCTCAAGTTTGAGCTGATGGGCTGCCAAGATGAGCCCCCCAGCCAGCGCCTGCTCGGCTATGACATGGGATACCCATGGTGTGTTGACAATGAGCCACCACAGTTTGCTGATTGTCCCATCAATCCCATTGTGGTACAGAAGAATGTGGATGGCTACCAGGCTGTCAATTTCACAGTGCCCACTGCCTTTGATAACTCTGGTAGCATTGCCAGGACTGAAGTTCGCCCTGCTGGATTTGCACTACCAAAGTTTGTTCTTGAGGATATGATGGTTGAGTATCTTGCCTTTGACTTTGATGGAAATGTTGCCATTTGTCAGATCAACATCACGGTTCTGGATGACACCCCACCTGCCCTCACGTGTCCACAGAGCTATGTCATTGAGCTGGTGGAGCAGCAAGAGAACTATCGTGTCAATTTCAACTCATCCATCACACTTGCCAGTGTTAACGTGAGCGACAACAGTGGCGAGTATCAGCTTCAGGTGCGACCTGAGGTGGCCCTGATCAGGGTGGGCGGCTACGAGAATGTCAGTGTTATTGCTACTGATCCATCAGGCAACACAGCTGCCTGTAGCTTCCAGGTGGCTGTGCAAGCCACAGCTTGTGTTGAATGGGAGCTGAAACCACCAGCTAATGGACGACTCAACTGTGCCCCAGACTTGGGTGAAGGTGTGGAGTGTATAGCCACCTGTGATTCAGGCTTTAGGTTCACTGACAACATGCCCTCCAAGACTTTCACTTGCAAACAGGACCTGTCATGGCAGCCAACCCGTGTCGTGCCAGACTGTGTCAGTGAAAACACACAGCAAGCAAACTATGATGTGGTGGCTGACGTGACGTACCGTGCCAATGGAGCTGTCCAGCCCACCTGTCTGCCTCAGTACAAGTCCCTACTGGAGCAGTACTATGAGAGCCTGAATGGGGTGCTTTCTGGTAGATGTTCTGCTGCCTTCAATGTGGCGATTGACCTTGTGTTCCAAGACACACGTTTGGACCTGACTGAGGAGAATGTGGTCTCTGTGGAGTATGTGGTGCGTCTCACACCAGAGGTGAATCAGAAGGAGTTGTATGACCTGTGTGGCTCCACACTGTCCCTCATCTTTGATCTTAGTGTGCCCTCCACCTCAGCTGTGATTGAGCCACTCCTTAGCCTGTCCTCTGCCGGTAACGCCTGCCCACCCATGCGTGCCCTCAACTCCAATGTGACACGTGGCTTCACCTGCAATGTTGGTGAGGTACTCAATACAGAGACCACTGTGGTGCCCCGCTGCTTGCACTGCCCTGCAGGAACCTATGCACCCCAGAATGAGGGAATGTGCTCCCCATGCAAGCGGGGATTCTACCAAGATGAGAGTCGCCAGGGTTCCTGCAAGCAGTGTCCACCTGGCACCTACACACGTCATGAAGGCAGCAAGGCTCTGCTTGACTGTGTGCCTGTTTGTGGTTATGGAACTTACTCTCCCACTGGCCTGGTACCATGCCTCAACTGTCCCCACAACTCCTACACAGAGACACCCCCTGTGGATGGGTTCAAGGAATGCAAGGCCTGTCCTCCTGAAACTTTCACTTACTCTGCTGCCACTTCCTCACAACAGCTGTGCCGCCGCAAGTGCCGCCCAGGTGCTTACTCTGACACTGGCCTGGAGCCCTGTGCCCTCTGCCCTGTCAACTTCTACCAGCCCTTCGAAGGCCGCACCACCTGCCTCGAGTGTGAGACTGGCAACCGCACTGTGAATGCTGGCTCAACCACCCCTCGTGACTGTCAGTCTGTCACCTGCACAGAAGGCACCTGCCAGAATGGTGGAGTGTGCCTGGCACGGCAGCACCAGGTGCAGTGCTACTGTCCTGCAGGCTTCACTGGCAGGTTCTGTGAGGTTGATGTGAATGAGTGTGCCTCAAGGCCTTGCTACAATGGTGGCACCTGTGTTGACCTGCCACAGGGTTACCGCTGTGACTGCCCCACCAGCTACAGTGGCCAGCAGTGccaggaagaagagacagactGTGTGGAGGATGCCTGTCCAGCCCGCGCCATGTGCAAGGATAACCCCGGCAGGAACTCTTACGAGTGCCTCTGCCGCTCTGGCTACACAGGTCCCGCCTGCAACATCACTGTCAACCCGTGCACAGAGAGTGGCAATCCATGTGCCAATGATGCCATCTGTGTCCCACTAGAGCAGGGTCGCTTCCGCTGCCAGTGTCAGCCTGGCTGGGAAGGTCGTCTCTGTGAGACCAACATTGACGACTGTGCCGACATCCCGTGTCTCCTGGATGCCAACTGCACTGACCTCGTGCATGACTTCCGCTGCGACTGTCCCGCTGGGTTCACTGGCAAGCGGTGCCACGTCAAGGTGGACCTGTGCCAGCCTTCCCCTTGTGCTAATGGCATTTGTGTTGATCGATTCTTTGAACATGAGTGCATCTGTCACCCGGGATGGTCAGGTGAGGAATGTGACATCAACGATGACGAGTGTGCCTCCAACCCCTGCATGAATGGTGGCCAGTGTCTGGATGAGGTGGATGGCTTCCGCTGTGCCTGTGACACTGGTTACACAGGCAGCATCTGCCAGCACACCATTGATGATTGTGCTTCTGACCCATGCCAGAATGGTGGCACCTGTGTGGATGAGCTGGATGGTTTCACCTGTGAGTGCCGGCCAGGCTTCGTGGGCTTGCAGTGCGAGGCATCCATTGATGAGTGTATCAGCAATCCCTGCAATCCTGAGGGCACCGCCAAGTGTCTCGACCTGGACAACATGTTCCGCTGCCGCTGCAACCCAGGCTACGAGGGAGAATTCTGTGAGCACAACATCAATGAATGTTCCTCCAGCCCATGCATGAATGGTGCCATCTGTATCGATGGTGTGAATGATTTCTCATGCACCTGCAAGGCAGGTTGGACCGGAAAGCGATGTGAGAATGACATTGGTGGCTGTGACGGCCTGCCGTGCCTCAACGCTGCCCAGTGCATCAACCTGTTCCAAGACTACTTCTGTGTTTGTCCCTCCGGCACTGATGGCAAGCGGTGCCAAGTGACTCCCGAGCGGTGTGTGGGCAACCCCTGCATGAATGGCGCCTCGTGCCAGGACTACGGCTCCGGCCTCAACTGTACTTGTTCCAGGGATTACACCGGTGTGGGGTGCCAGTATGAGTTTGACGCCTGTGAGGCCGGACTGTGCCAGAATGGTGCCACCTGTGTGGACCGTGGTGCTGGGTATGAGTGTGTATGTCCTCCAGGATACACAGGCACTCACTGTGATCAGGACATCATGGACTGTACCCAGACATCCTGCCCACCAGGAGCAACCTGCATTGACCTCACAAATGACTTCTATTGCAAATGTCCCTTCAACCTCACTGGTGAGGATTGCAGGAAAGTCATCAACATTGACTATGAACTTTACATCAATGATGAAAGCAAAGCCTCCAGTGCATCCCTGGCCACGCCCTTCGAGCTGGGTGAGGCCACCTCTTTCACCCTGGCCTTCTGGGTACAGTTTGCTGTCCAGGATGATCTTGGCACCATCTTCACTCTCTACTCTGTCTC GAGCCCCTACGTGCCCACCAACAGGCGGGTGCTGCTGCAGGCCACCAACACTGGCATAGCAATAGAGTTCTTTGAGGACATCAAGGAGTTTGTGACGTATCGCACCAACATTCCAGTGAATGACGGCCAGTGGCATCATGTGGCACTGGTGTGGGACGGCATGGCTGGCACCATCACACTGACCACCGATGCTGTGGTCGTGGCTCAGGTGGAAGACTTTGGTCAAGATCGCCACCTGCCCATGTT TGGCTGGGTCACACTGGGATCAGTGGAATCTGAATTTAGCGGCTACAAGAATGAGCGAGGCTTCCATGGTCGCATTGCTCGCCTCAACGCATGGAACAGACCACTGGACTTCAGAGCAGAAATTCCCAagatg GTTCGCTCCTGCATGAACTCCCCTGTGATGTTTGACGGCCTGCTGCTGCGCTGGTCCGGCTACGACAAGGTGAAGGGCAATGTGGAGCGCATTGGACCATCCACCTGTGGCCAGTATGTGTGTCCACCAGGCTACACCAGGGATTGCATGGTGCTGGAGAGGGACAAGACACCACCCCGCATTGACCACTGCCCCGGCGACATGTGGGTCATCACTCACAATGGCTCTGCTGTGGTGGACTGGGATGAGCCACTCTTCACCGACAACATTGGCGTCACAAACCACCTTGACAAATCAGGCTACTCTCCAGGACAG GCCTTCTCCTGGGGCACCTACGATGTGGCCAGAGTGGCTTATGATGCTGCAGGAAATGCCGGCACCTGCTACTTCAAGGTGTATGTGTTGGAGGACTTCTGCCCCAAGCTGGAGGATCCTGTGGGTGGCATCCAGCGCTGCACTGACTGGGGCCCCGGTGGCAGGTTCAAGGTGTGCAAGATTGAGTGTAATGAAGGACTCAAGTTCTCCACTGAG GTACCAGACTTCTACACCTGTGGAGCTGAAGGCTTTTGGCGCCCCACAGAGGACCCCACCGCCCAAATGGTGTACCCAGCCTGTGCCCCCTCCACCCCTGCCCAGAGGGTCTTCAACATCAACATGCAGTTCCCATCATCTGTCATTTGTAATGCTGCTGGCCAGAATGTGCTTAGTGAGAGAATCAGACAT GCTCTCAACAAACTCAACTCTAGGTGGAACTTCTGTACTGACACCACAGCCTCCAGTGGAAAGTGCAATGGTCTGGACGTTTTGGTGGACTGCTCCAGGAGGAACAGAATTGCTCGGGAAGCAGAGCCTGAGAGGCAGAAGCGCCAGGCTGCTCCAGAGACAGATGACGTGTATGAAGTCAAGATTACCTTCCCATCAGTCAA TGATCCAATTTCTACAACGGATGACCAGTTAGAGTCGACGGTGAGGCAGATCATTGAGTCCATCATCCTGGAGGAAGACCAGTTTGACGTGCGGGATGCCCTGCCCAACGTGGTGCCCGACCCGTCCTCCCTCCTGCTCAAGTCTGAGTACTCGTGTCCTGTTGGCAAG GTTGTGGTGGGCAGTGAGTGTGTGGACTGTGCCACGGGATCTTACTACAAGCTGGAGACAAGGGAATGTGTGCCTTGTGAGCTTGGCTCATACCAGAATGAGATTGGCCAGGTGGCATGCAAGCCTTGCCCACAAATTGCTGGCCGTGGTGGCGTCACCAAGAACACCGGTGCCCGCTCTGTGGGTGAGTGTCAGGAACGCTGTGCTGCAGGAAGATACTTTGATGGGGAGATTGGTGTGTGTCGCTCTTGTGGCTACGGCTATTTCCAGCCTGAAGAAGGCAAGTTTGCATGCACACGGTGTGCCCGAGGCCTCACCACCCGCACCAGGGAAGCTGTCTCCTCCTCTGAGTGCCGAGAGGAGTGTGAGTCTGGACTCCAGCTGGGCAAGACTGGACCCTGTGAGCCTTGCCAGCGTGGCACCTACCGCACAAAGGGCATCCATGCCGCCTGTGTGCCCTGCCCTCAGGACCGCACCACCCTGGGACCCGGTGCCTCCACCGTGGAGGAGTGCTCTCTGCCTACCTGTACTGCTGGCACCTTCCTCTCCAGCCTCAATGGTGTGCACGAGTGTCTCAAGTGTCCCAAGGGCACATACCAGCCTGAGGCACTGCAAACCTCTTGCATTGACTGCCCGCAAGACACCTCCACTCGTGATGTTGGCGCCACCTCCCTGGAGGAATGCTCTAACCCTTGTGAGGTGCATGGTGAGAAGATGTTGTGTGATCCCAATGCTCTCTGCCTATTCATTGCTGAGACCAACGACTTTGAGTGTCAGTGCAAGCCAGGCTTCAACGGCACCGGGAAATACTGCTCAG ACAAGTGTGAGAACTTCTGTCAGAATAACGGTGTCTgcaagaaggatgatgatggggAACCTTACTGCGTGTGCTCCGGCTCCTTCACTGGCAACAAATGTCAC GTCAAGAGTGACTTCACATACATTGCTGGTGGCATCGCAGGAGCTGTTGTGTTCCTCATTCTGATTGTGCTGCTCGTCTGGATGATCTGTATCCGGGCCACCAGGAAGAGGGAGCCCAAGAAGAGCTTCCTTGCACAGCCCTCTATTGACCCCAATGGCTCTCAG